DNA from Arthrobacter sp. SLBN-112:
AACTCGGCCCGGAACATTCCGGGCGCAGCAGGCTGCGGGGTCCACTCAAGGTCCGTCCGCTTGTCCACCACGGCGCCGATTGCCCACTCAACGTGGGGGCACAGCGCCGTAGGGGCCGAGTGAACGAACAGCACACCGCGGGTCATTGCAACAGACATTCCATCCTCCATAGCTCTAGGTACGTCTTCCCCAACGACCTCTGCCTGGATGGAACTGCCGTGCGTGCACTGCGGCGATGGTTCCCTGCCTGTATTCAGATGTATCAGATTAAGCTGTGTCCGGGCTCGCCGCGCGGTTCGAGGCTTTGTGAGCTTCAAGCCGCACTTGAAAGTTGCCGGACGTGACTCTTATTGTGCCGTACCCCATGGAATTACGCCAGTGCGATTAGCCGGGCGGATCAGGCCCGGGGATGGGCCTGCTGATAACTCTTCCGGAGCCGGTCAACCGAGACGTGGGTGTAGATCTGGGTGGTGGCCAGGCTGCTGTGACCCAGGATCTCCTGTACTGCGCGGAGGTCCGCGCCGCCGTCGAGCAGGTGCGTGGCGGCCGAATGCCGGAGGGCGTGGGGCCCGGACGCGGAAGTATCACCCAGTGCCTCGAACAGCGCGTTGACCAAGCCGCGGACCTGGCGCTGGTCGACGCGTCCTCCGCGTGCGCCGAGGAACAGCGCGGGCCCGCTGTTGTCCTTCGCCAGCACCGGGCGCCCCCGCCGGAGCCAGTCATCGACGGCCACCGCGGCAGGTACTCCGAACGGAACAGTGCGTTCCTTGTTGCCCTTGCCGATGACCCGCAGTGTCCGCCGGTCCGGGTCCAGGTCGTCGACGTCCAGTCCGGCGAGTTCGCCTACCCGGATGCCAGTGGCGTAGAGGAGTTCCACCATGGCACGGTTCCGTACAGCGAGCGGTTCGCCCTCCCCGGCCGCCTTCTCCAGGCCCTCCATGATGCGTGTGAGCTGGGATACCTGCAGGACCCCAGGCAGGGACTCTTCGCGTTTGGGTGCCTTCAGCCGCAGGGCCGGGTCCGCGTCGATGAGTTCCTCACGGAGGGCCCAGGCGGTGAAGGCCCGCGCCGTGGCAGACCGGCGCGCAAGCGTTGCCCGCGAGGCACCTGCAGAACTTTGGCTGCCAAGCCACCGCCG
Protein-coding regions in this window:
- a CDS encoding tyrosine recombinase XerC — encoded protein: MDNEELPDELLKPLEAFAGYLSGERAVSAHTRRAYLGDVRSLLAHAASEGAAGLEDLELGTFRRWLGSQSSAGASRATLARRSATARAFTAWALREELIDADPALRLKAPKREESLPGVLQVSQLTRIMEGLEKAAGEGEPLAVRNRAMVELLYATGIRVGELAGLDVDDLDPDRRTLRVIGKGNKERTVPFGVPAAVAVDDWLRRGRPVLAKDNSGPALFLGARGGRVDQRQVRGLVNALFEALGDTSASGPHALRHSAATHLLDGGADLRAVQEILGHSSLATTQIYTHVSVDRLRKSYQQAHPRA